One region of Mucilaginibacter gotjawali genomic DNA includes:
- a CDS encoding glycosyltransferase, protein METYIQEALFILFQLAFIVQLYFLVNNQSRLTEYKPMEQLQPAGIPVSVIISARNEARNLSENLPAILNQNYPDFEVVVVNDCSYDKSDLVLEEFEKSYSRLKVVTITEHVRFKTGKKFALTLGIKAAKNEHLLFTDADCAPASADWIARMAANFTNPDAQLVLGYSPYIKAKGFLNAFIRFETLKTAINYLSSAINGDAYMGIGRNLAYTKTLFFGAKGFAAHMHVLSGDDDLFVNQNATPDNTVIEIHEDSFVYTDAKDSWSAWFRQKKRHFGVGKIYKARHKRMLSLDALSGFLFYILLTLCLVFNFEPLLAAGLFMFRLIFQVIVYNKLFKRLSGRDLIWYLPFLDMIYYLYLNTFGLIGTFIKTTKWK, encoded by the coding sequence TTGGAAACGTATATTCAAGAAGCACTATTCATTTTATTCCAGTTAGCATTTATTGTTCAGTTATATTTTCTTGTAAATAACCAAAGCAGGCTAACCGAATATAAACCCATGGAGCAGCTGCAGCCCGCGGGCATACCCGTTTCGGTGATCATCAGCGCGCGTAATGAGGCCAGGAACTTAAGCGAAAACCTGCCTGCCATATTGAATCAAAACTACCCCGATTTTGAAGTTGTAGTAGTGAATGATTGCTCGTATGATAAATCGGACCTGGTGCTGGAAGAGTTTGAAAAAAGCTACTCCCGTTTAAAGGTAGTTACCATTACCGAGCACGTGCGCTTTAAAACCGGCAAAAAGTTTGCCCTTACTTTAGGCATCAAAGCAGCAAAAAACGAACACCTTTTATTTACTGATGCAGATTGTGCGCCGGCATCGGCAGATTGGATAGCCCGTATGGCAGCCAACTTTACCAACCCTGATGCGCAACTTGTGCTGGGTTACTCGCCTTATATTAAAGCTAAAGGTTTTTTAAATGCCTTTATCCGGTTCGAGACCCTGAAAACGGCTATTAATTACCTTTCATCAGCCATTAATGGCGATGCTTACATGGGCATCGGCAGGAATTTGGCCTATACCAAGACTTTGTTTTTTGGGGCCAAGGGCTTTGCGGCGCACATGCACGTCCTATCCGGCGACGACGACCTGTTTGTAAACCAAAATGCTACGCCTGATAATACGGTGATTGAGATCCATGAAGATTCCTTTGTGTATACCGATGCAAAGGACAGCTGGTCGGCCTGGTTCAGGCAAAAAAAGAGGCACTTTGGCGTGGGTAAAATTTATAAGGCCAGGCATAAACGCATGTTGAGTTTGGATGCATTAAGCGGTTTCCTGTTCTATATTTTATTAACATTATGCTTAGTTTTCAACTTTGAGCCCCTGTTAGCCGCAGGTTTGTTTATGTTTAGATTGATTTTTCAGGTTATTGTTTATAACAAACTATTTAAGCGTTTAAGTGGCAGGGATTTAATATGGTATTTGCCATTTTTAGATATGATTTATTACCTTTACTTAAACACTTTCGGCCTTATCGGCACTTTTATAAAAACTACTAAATGGAAATAA
- a CDS encoding RNA polymerase sigma factor has product MEINSNFTENAKNDFHLVVRARQGDQKAYADLMHRYKDSIYFMVLKMVNNKEDAMDLTVETFAKAFEKLDKYQPDYAFSTWLFRVATNNCIDFIRKKKLNTMSIHGMMDDDGEEKQLQIKADVLNPEETSIKKQQTQELKLLIESLPSRYRNLITLRYFDELSYEEIAQQLDLPLGTVKAQLFRARYLLGNIINRFNRDDI; this is encoded by the coding sequence ATGGAAATAAATTCGAATTTTACAGAGAATGCTAAGAACGATTTTCACCTTGTTGTAAGAGCGCGCCAGGGCGATCAGAAAGCTTATGCCGACCTGATGCACCGTTACAAAGATTCCATTTATTTTATGGTGCTGAAGATGGTGAACAATAAGGAAGATGCGATGGACCTTACCGTTGAAACCTTTGCCAAAGCCTTTGAAAAACTCGACAAATACCAACCCGACTACGCTTTCAGCACCTGGTTATTCAGGGTTGCTACCAATAACTGTATCGATTTTATCAGGAAAAAAAAGTTGAATACCATGTCGATCCACGGGATGATGGATGACGACGGCGAGGAAAAACAACTCCAGATAAAAGCCGATGTGTTAAATCCGGAAGAAACATCCATTAAAAAACAACAAACCCAGGAGCTTAAATTACTGATTGAAAGTTTGCCATCGCGTTACCGTAACCTCATCACCCTGCGTTATTTTGACGAATTATCCTACGAAGAAATTGCCCAGCAGCTGGATTTGCCTTTAGGTACCGTTAAGGCGCAGTTGTTCAGGGCCAGGTATTTGCTTGGCAATATCATCAACCGCTTTAACAGGGATGACATCTGA